One Rhodococcus sp. P1Y DNA window includes the following coding sequences:
- a CDS encoding MerR family transcriptional regulator: MATVDLMGRALAASAGSDTAIDALHGLIDTGEIVTPIGIAEAAELLDVTAHTLRYYERAGLIVVDRDGQGYRQYDANAVRRLVFISRMRLSGMPMRDLQHYVELVDRGDSTVPERLEFLVKHRETIRRRIQELQLSLAATEYKIETYGGATGP; the protein is encoded by the coding sequence ATGGCCACAGTGGATTTGATGGGTAGAGCCCTGGCCGCGTCGGCGGGGTCGGACACGGCTATCGACGCCCTCCACGGGCTGATCGACACCGGTGAAATAGTCACGCCCATAGGTATCGCGGAGGCGGCAGAACTCCTCGATGTCACAGCGCACACGCTGCGCTACTACGAGCGAGCCGGGTTGATCGTCGTCGATCGGGACGGCCAGGGTTACCGGCAGTACGACGCCAATGCCGTGCGCAGGCTCGTCTTCATCTCGCGAATGCGACTGTCGGGTATGCCGATGCGAGACCTGCAGCATTACGTCGAACTGGTCGATCGTGGTGATTCCACTGTGCCGGAGCGGCTCGAGTTCCTCGTGAAGCATCGCGAGACGATCCGTCGTCGAATCCAAGAACTCCAGTTGTCGCTTGCCGCAACGGAGTACAAAATCGAGACCTACGGCGGTGCGACAGGACCGTAG
- a CDS encoding SDR family NAD(P)-dependent oxidoreductase, which yields MTQRHWIITGASSGLGRALAEAALDSGDTVVAAVRRPERLDDLLSRYPESILPAKFDVRDIPAAKDLVSAATERFGPVDVLVNNGGVGQIGAAEEVDDAQLRDMLEQHLFGPAALTRAVLPGMREQHRGTIVQISSQGGRVSFPGAGSYSAGKFALEGWSEALAGEVAQFGIRVLIVEPSRFRTGFNDADVLKIAAPSDVYADLLNAVRADMRAVSGRQEGDPIRAAEIIRGFVDAESAPLRVPLGREAVRRLRDGYRQNLATVEELSDIAADADFPGLAESVRPV from the coding sequence ATGACACAACGACACTGGATCATCACCGGGGCATCATCGGGATTGGGCAGGGCGCTCGCAGAAGCGGCGTTGGACAGCGGTGACACCGTGGTAGCCGCGGTACGTAGGCCCGAGCGTCTCGATGATCTGCTCAGCCGGTACCCCGAGTCGATCTTGCCGGCCAAGTTCGATGTTCGGGACATACCGGCGGCCAAGGACCTGGTCAGCGCGGCAACGGAGCGATTCGGGCCCGTCGATGTGCTCGTCAACAACGGAGGCGTCGGGCAGATCGGCGCCGCCGAGGAGGTCGACGACGCGCAGTTGCGGGACATGCTGGAGCAGCACCTCTTCGGTCCCGCTGCCCTGACACGCGCGGTGCTGCCCGGTATGCGTGAGCAGCATCGAGGGACCATCGTCCAGATCAGCAGCCAGGGAGGACGAGTTTCCTTCCCCGGTGCAGGTTCGTACTCGGCGGGCAAGTTCGCTTTGGAAGGCTGGTCGGAAGCATTGGCGGGAGAGGTCGCCCAGTTCGGCATCAGGGTCCTCATCGTCGAACCCAGTCGTTTCCGAACGGGATTCAACGACGCCGACGTCCTGAAGATCGCCGCGCCGTCCGACGTGTACGCGGATCTACTGAATGCTGTTCGAGCCGACATGCGCGCGGTGAGCGGACGGCAGGAAGGAGATCCGATTCGGGCTGCCGAGATCATTCGTGGCTTCGTCGATGCCGAGTCGGCACCGCTACGAGTCCCTCTGGGGCGCGAAGCTGTCCGCCGGTTGAGGGATGGCTACCGGCAGAATCTGGCAACCGTCGAAGAGTTGAGCGACATTGCGGCCGACGCGGACTTCCCGGGCCTTGCGGAATCCGTTCGTCCGGTCTGA
- a CDS encoding SDR family oxidoreductase — protein MAESWSPNVDALRGRVAVVAGATRGAGRGIAAALGEAGATVVCTGRSSSVTRLKSDYDRPETIEETAELVTSLGGVGIAVPVDHLESDQVAALAERVRTDFGHIDILVNDIWGGEVLKGPPPQWNTPLWELDLDDGFRILRLAIDTHIVTSHHLLPLMIDRPGGLVVEMTDGTTEYNASKYRISVFYDLAKTAVNRLAFSQGHELAQFEGTAVALTPGWMRSEMMLEAFGVEESSWRKALDPTRGDGPTAPPGFAQSESTRFVGRGVAALAADPQRARWNQSSVTVARLASEYGFTDLDGTQPDAWADM, from the coding sequence ATGGCCGAGTCATGGTCGCCGAACGTCGACGCTCTTCGGGGGCGCGTCGCGGTAGTTGCTGGGGCCACCCGAGGAGCAGGCCGAGGGATCGCGGCCGCTCTCGGAGAGGCCGGTGCCACCGTTGTCTGTACCGGTCGGAGCAGCAGCGTCACCAGATTGAAGTCTGATTACGATCGGCCGGAGACGATCGAGGAGACCGCCGAACTGGTGACTTCGCTCGGCGGCGTGGGAATCGCTGTTCCGGTGGACCACCTGGAATCCGATCAGGTTGCAGCTCTGGCCGAGCGCGTGCGGACGGACTTCGGGCACATCGACATTCTCGTCAACGACATCTGGGGTGGCGAGGTCCTCAAAGGCCCACCACCGCAGTGGAACACGCCGTTGTGGGAACTGGATCTCGACGACGGGTTCCGGATTCTACGATTGGCGATCGATACCCACATCGTCACCTCTCATCATCTGCTTCCGCTGATGATCGACCGCCCCGGTGGCCTGGTTGTCGAGATGACCGATGGCACAACCGAATACAACGCGTCGAAGTATAGGATCTCCGTGTTCTACGACCTGGCCAAGACTGCGGTCAACCGCCTCGCATTTTCCCAGGGCCATGAGCTTGCGCAGTTCGAAGGGACGGCCGTCGCTTTGACCCCGGGGTGGATGAGATCGGAGATGATGCTCGAGGCGTTCGGCGTCGAGGAAAGTTCTTGGCGTAAGGCACTCGATCCAACTCGAGGAGACGGGCCGACCGCGCCACCGGGATTCGCGCAGTCCGAGTCGACCCGTTTCGTCGGACGTGGTGTCGCCGCGCTCGCCGCCGACCCACAGCGGGCCAGATGGAACCAAAGTTCGGTCACAGTTGCCCGATTGGCGTCGGAGTACGGCTTCACCGACCTCGACGGTACGCAGCCCGACGCCTGGGCGGATATGTGA
- a CDS encoding acetyl/propionyl/methylcrotonyl-CoA carboxylase subunit alpha, with protein MTRLLIANRGEIVVRIAATARRLGLSVVTISSAADANAPWHSVADDTVVFDADASSATYANRDAVIAAALETECDAIHPGYGFLSEDAEFASAVERAGLVFVGPPATAIALLGDKAAAKTAAAALGIPTLDAFGSASADVDTIVQDLAGVSDPVLLKPVYGGGGKGMVAVHPGDDVREAVSSAVRLNQRNFGRGDVMIERYVPRPRHVEVQVLFDSHGHGVHFFTRECSLQRRNQKVIEQAPASSVPAAVLDSLQTDAVALLDSVGYVNAGTVEFLVDDAGKYYFLEVNTRLQVEHTVTEEVTGVDLVELQLDVALGRALPLAQNDIEVNGFAIQARIYAEDPLDDFRPAPVVDVFTEWPSDTRVDAAFTGPGSVPPFYDPMLAKVIATGKTRAVALEALDRALLATRYFGGASNIGFLRALLADPAVRADDVHTSYIDTTIRSLLPDVDDLREKAAAVAVVAYAVGIRSADTTSPWAGAAGTLDRKHLRSAHPEPSGTDVEVDGVLLTLSAVRVDELRWTVDIGERRVFVTTEATVESSSRRTTIVGTADGVDFSARSNGTESWVSIAGWSHRVAKRLFSGDGSDAAGDGITSHMPGTVMSVLESGSRVSAGDVVAVVEAMKMESALRSPVDGEVVEVTVKPGDVVDANKTIARVVAVMEAVPA; from the coding sequence ATGACTCGATTGCTGATAGCGAACCGTGGGGAGATCGTGGTTCGGATCGCGGCCACCGCGCGCAGACTCGGCCTCTCGGTGGTCACGATTTCCTCTGCTGCAGACGCGAATGCGCCGTGGCACAGCGTCGCCGACGACACCGTGGTGTTCGACGCCGACGCGTCCTCGGCAACCTACGCCAACCGGGATGCCGTGATCGCGGCCGCTCTCGAAACCGAATGCGACGCGATCCATCCCGGCTACGGATTCCTCTCGGAGGACGCGGAGTTCGCGTCGGCCGTGGAACGGGCAGGTCTCGTCTTCGTGGGGCCACCCGCAACGGCAATCGCGTTGCTGGGTGACAAGGCTGCGGCGAAGACGGCGGCGGCAGCGCTGGGGATTCCGACGCTCGACGCTTTCGGCTCGGCGAGCGCCGACGTCGACACCATCGTGCAGGATCTCGCCGGTGTGAGCGATCCCGTTCTGCTCAAGCCGGTGTACGGCGGCGGTGGTAAGGGCATGGTTGCGGTGCATCCGGGAGACGATGTCCGCGAGGCCGTATCCTCGGCAGTTCGATTGAATCAGCGCAACTTCGGTCGTGGCGACGTCATGATCGAGCGATACGTACCGCGACCACGGCACGTCGAGGTGCAGGTGTTGTTCGATTCTCACGGACACGGAGTGCACTTCTTCACCCGCGAGTGCTCGCTCCAGAGAAGAAATCAGAAAGTCATCGAGCAAGCACCCGCATCGTCGGTGCCTGCCGCCGTGTTGGACTCACTGCAGACCGATGCGGTGGCGCTCCTGGACAGTGTGGGATACGTCAACGCAGGCACAGTCGAGTTCCTCGTCGACGACGCGGGAAAGTACTACTTCCTGGAGGTCAATACCCGACTGCAAGTGGAGCACACCGTCACAGAGGAAGTGACCGGAGTCGATCTCGTCGAGCTACAACTCGACGTAGCACTCGGACGTGCTTTGCCCTTGGCTCAGAATGACATCGAGGTCAACGGATTTGCAATCCAAGCCCGCATCTACGCCGAAGACCCCCTGGATGATTTCAGGCCTGCACCGGTAGTCGACGTGTTCACCGAATGGCCGTCGGACACCAGGGTCGACGCGGCTTTCACCGGGCCCGGCTCGGTACCTCCGTTCTACGATCCGATGCTCGCGAAGGTGATCGCGACGGGCAAGACCCGCGCGGTCGCCCTCGAAGCGCTCGACAGAGCTCTGCTCGCAACCCGATACTTCGGCGGGGCGTCGAACATCGGTTTTCTGCGGGCTTTGCTCGCCGACCCCGCTGTACGAGCGGACGATGTGCACACGAGCTATATCGACACCACCATTCGCAGCCTCCTGCCCGACGTCGACGATCTACGCGAGAAGGCAGCCGCCGTCGCCGTGGTCGCCTACGCCGTCGGTATCCGCTCTGCCGACACCACATCCCCGTGGGCGGGTGCGGCAGGGACGCTGGACCGCAAGCATCTACGCTCGGCGCACCCCGAGCCGTCGGGAACAGACGTCGAGGTCGACGGTGTTCTCCTCACGCTCTCGGCGGTTCGTGTCGACGAATTGAGGTGGACGGTCGACATCGGCGAACGTCGTGTGTTCGTGACGACCGAGGCCACGGTCGAGTCGAGTTCTCGTCGAACAACGATCGTCGGGACCGCAGACGGTGTGGACTTCAGCGCGCGGTCGAACGGAACCGAGAGCTGGGTGTCCATCGCGGGATGGTCCCACCGCGTGGCAAAGCGGCTCTTCTCCGGCGACGGATCCGACGCTGCAGGCGACGGCATCACCTCGCACATGCCTGGCACCGTCATGTCGGTGTTGGAGAGCGGATCACGCGTGTCCGCGGGTGATGTGGTGGCTGTCGTCGAGGCAATGAAGATGGAGTCCGCGCTACGAAGTCCAGTGGACGGCGAGGTGGTCGAGGTGACCGTCAAACCAGGCGACGTGGTCGATGCCAACAAGACGATTGCCAGGGTCGTCGCGGTGATGGAAGCAGTTCCCGCGTGA
- a CDS encoding carboxyl transferase domain-containing protein, with protein MPVIDDVTVIGFDTEEENRLSYKAIRARVSTARNASVRGGSDRAIAKHRSRGKLTARERIDVLLDVESPFFEIGQIAGYEVYDDSVPSAALVTGIGTVRGSLCAIFANDATVKGGTYYPLTVKKQLRLQAVARKLRLPCVYLVDSGGVFLPMQDEIFPDEHHFGEMFKNIAEMSADGIVQVAAVMGQCTAGGAYIPAMCDETVIVRGTGTIYLGGPQLVKAATGVDVEPEELGGADVHGVVSGVVDHIAGDDHEALSIVADIVSRGERREVRSPARLAQQPLHSPDTLESIVPSSSKTPMIARDILARLLDGSELVEYRANYGRTIVCGTGHIEGFRVGVIINDGVLFSEDSLKAANFVELCSQRDIPLLFLHNINGFMVGKQYEAEGIAKHGAKLVNAVSCARVPKLSIVIGGSYGAGNLAMCGRSIGPDFMAVWPNAKTTVVGAEQAASVMALMKIESARASGNPLTEDEIEEIKRPIRENYERQGESVYVASRLWVDAIVDPVDTRSWIGLALSMLPVNHGPTRFGVFRM; from the coding sequence ATGCCCGTCATTGACGACGTCACGGTGATCGGATTCGACACCGAGGAAGAGAACCGGCTCTCCTACAAAGCCATTCGAGCACGGGTCAGCACCGCGCGGAATGCCTCTGTTCGCGGCGGGTCGGACCGTGCAATTGCCAAACACCGGTCGCGCGGCAAGCTGACGGCACGTGAACGAATCGACGTCTTGCTCGACGTCGAATCGCCGTTCTTCGAGATCGGCCAAATCGCAGGATACGAGGTCTACGACGACTCGGTACCCTCGGCGGCGTTGGTCACGGGCATCGGCACAGTCCGTGGCTCGCTGTGTGCAATCTTCGCCAACGACGCGACCGTCAAAGGCGGCACCTACTACCCGTTGACGGTGAAGAAGCAGCTTCGCCTGCAGGCGGTCGCACGCAAGCTGCGTCTGCCGTGCGTGTACCTCGTCGACTCCGGCGGCGTCTTTCTTCCGATGCAGGACGAGATCTTCCCGGACGAGCATCATTTCGGCGAGATGTTCAAGAACATTGCCGAGATGTCCGCCGACGGCATCGTCCAGGTCGCAGCCGTCATGGGGCAGTGCACCGCAGGCGGTGCCTACATCCCGGCGATGTGCGACGAGACGGTCATCGTGCGGGGCACAGGAACGATCTACCTGGGTGGACCCCAGTTGGTCAAAGCAGCGACAGGTGTCGACGTCGAGCCCGAGGAACTCGGCGGAGCCGATGTACACGGCGTGGTCAGCGGGGTCGTCGACCACATTGCAGGTGACGACCACGAAGCGCTGTCGATCGTTGCCGACATCGTCAGCAGAGGGGAGCGGCGTGAGGTTCGTTCGCCCGCACGTCTCGCCCAGCAACCCCTCCATTCCCCCGACACACTCGAGTCGATAGTTCCGTCCTCGTCGAAGACACCGATGATCGCACGCGACATACTTGCGCGTCTGCTCGACGGCAGTGAATTGGTCGAGTACAGGGCCAATTACGGCCGCACGATCGTGTGCGGGACCGGCCACATCGAGGGCTTCCGAGTCGGGGTCATCATCAACGACGGAGTGCTGTTCTCCGAGGACTCGCTGAAAGCCGCGAACTTCGTCGAACTGTGCTCACAACGCGACATCCCACTGTTGTTCCTGCACAACATCAACGGATTCATGGTCGGCAAGCAGTACGAGGCCGAAGGTATCGCCAAGCACGGCGCCAAACTCGTCAATGCGGTGTCGTGCGCGCGGGTACCCAAACTCAGCATCGTGATCGGCGGTAGCTACGGCGCAGGCAACCTCGCGATGTGCGGGCGGTCGATCGGTCCAGACTTCATGGCGGTGTGGCCCAACGCCAAGACGACGGTTGTCGGTGCCGAGCAGGCTGCATCGGTGATGGCGCTGATGAAGATCGAGTCGGCGCGAGCGTCGGGTAATCCGTTGACCGAGGACGAGATCGAAGAGATCAAGCGGCCGATCCGCGAGAACTACGAGCGTCAGGGCGAATCGGTGTACGTGGCATCGAGGCTGTGGGTCGATGCGATCGTGGATCCGGTCGACACTCGATCGTGGATCGGTTTGGCCCTGTCAATGCTCCCCGTCAATCATGGACCGACGCGCTTCGGCGTGTTCAGAATGTGA
- a CDS encoding MFS transporter — protein sequence MSTSSEKSITPLACAIVFMAQMATTIYLPSLPDVAIDLGVSESVTKLSVTLFVIAAALPVVAWGRVADRYGRRTALLSSLGIFLIACVALAFASNAAVLLGGRIVQGVGAGGAAIVVRMIVKDRFAGDELAAKLSLLSMAFVVALGGGQLVGGVIASFGSWRIGFVVLAVVAALAFVVSSRTDNHKVLIKGEQAVSWQTIVLNSKFYKPAIAGGLGFGAIVLVQQLSPFLFAGRFGLQPWAFGAFGILYGGAYFAGAVYVNRYAKKIGSRPVMKQGVVIMVAAGVLLAAIWYPPIGGHTLLVLFVFGYIALTFGQSLLFPNSAATAVTHFAQGGAIAVAYCGLVQQGLAGVASVIGPLASDERVWTAVIAGVTVLAAALVFTLRDVTTSTTAGAGADARH from the coding sequence ATGAGCACATCCTCGGAGAAGTCGATTACCCCTCTCGCCTGCGCCATCGTGTTCATGGCGCAGATGGCCACGACCATCTACCTACCGTCGCTGCCGGACGTTGCCATCGACCTCGGGGTCTCCGAATCGGTGACCAAACTGTCGGTGACTCTGTTCGTCATCGCTGCGGCGCTTCCCGTCGTCGCCTGGGGAAGGGTCGCAGACCGGTACGGGCGTCGAACCGCATTGCTCTCCAGCCTCGGAATCTTCTTGATCGCCTGTGTTGCCCTGGCATTCGCGTCCAACGCAGCTGTTCTGCTCGGTGGACGGATCGTGCAGGGTGTGGGTGCGGGAGGGGCCGCAATCGTCGTCCGCATGATCGTCAAAGACCGCTTCGCCGGTGATGAACTTGCCGCGAAATTGTCATTGTTGTCGATGGCGTTCGTCGTCGCGCTCGGCGGAGGACAGCTCGTGGGAGGCGTCATCGCGTCGTTCGGTTCGTGGCGAATCGGATTCGTGGTCCTCGCGGTGGTCGCGGCCCTCGCGTTCGTCGTCTCCTCGCGCACCGATAACCACAAGGTCCTGATCAAGGGCGAGCAAGCGGTGTCGTGGCAGACGATCGTGCTGAACTCGAAGTTCTACAAACCTGCCATCGCAGGCGGACTCGGGTTCGGGGCGATCGTGCTGGTGCAGCAACTGAGTCCGTTCCTCTTCGCCGGTAGATTCGGGTTGCAACCGTGGGCGTTCGGGGCCTTCGGAATCCTGTACGGCGGTGCGTATTTCGCGGGTGCGGTGTACGTCAACCGATATGCGAAGAAGATCGGCTCCAGGCCGGTCATGAAGCAAGGTGTCGTCATCATGGTGGCGGCAGGAGTCCTACTCGCTGCCATCTGGTACCCGCCCATCGGCGGACACACACTTCTCGTGTTGTTCGTATTCGGCTATATCGCTTTGACTTTCGGGCAATCACTGCTGTTCCCCAACTCGGCGGCGACGGCAGTGACGCACTTCGCGCAGGGCGGCGCTATCGCGGTCGCCTACTGCGGGCTCGTTCAGCAGGGACTCGCAGGGGTTGCGTCGGTGATCGGACCCCTCGCCTCCGACGAGCGGGTATGGACAGCAGTGATCGCAGGCGTCACCGTCCTCGCAGCCGCACTGGTGTTCACCCTTCGCGACGTCACCACATCCACCACGGCAGGAGCTGGCGCAGATGCCCGTCATTGA
- a CDS encoding aminotransferase class I/II-fold pyridoxal phosphate-dependent enzyme: MTSTDSAALPNAERVKNKYSNIRRAADLSNPFWDRAVLEGLADITADKVAGFAQTTTDDVDIHNFSTYSYLGLDTDDRIRAGAIEALERERTLNSSISRMRVHSRLLDDTEAGLGELFDAHVLTLGSAANAAWCLLPLVASGLLTGGTPPLMVFDKNAHFCLNAMKASVADEADVVTIRHDDVDELESLCRNNPHVAYVADTVYSTGGKAPLKELFALQDKYGLILILDEAHSTSVLGARGRGAVIDEFGPLGDRTFLLTSLNKGFGASGGAIILGRRGINGTRNRDAALRFGGPLTWSQRVNVAGLGAISTSTQIHLSGEVEVLQQRLRDVAAQFDNLIATPAAGDGLPIRFVTLKEEERTIDAAQKLLAGGFYTSAVFFPVIGRGKAGLRLMLRADMSDEIIEAFARELSDATS; encoded by the coding sequence ATGACATCAACCGATTCGGCAGCGTTGCCGAACGCGGAACGAGTCAAGAACAAGTACTCCAATATCCGACGAGCAGCAGATCTGAGCAACCCGTTCTGGGACCGCGCAGTGCTGGAAGGTCTCGCCGATATAACCGCGGACAAGGTCGCTGGGTTCGCTCAGACGACCACCGACGACGTCGACATTCATAACTTCTCGACCTATTCCTATCTCGGGCTCGACACCGACGACAGGATCCGCGCCGGAGCGATCGAGGCCCTGGAACGCGAGCGAACGCTCAACAGTTCCATCTCGCGGATGCGAGTGCATTCGAGGCTCCTCGACGACACCGAAGCGGGCCTGGGCGAACTGTTCGACGCCCACGTGCTCACTCTCGGGTCCGCGGCAAACGCGGCATGGTGCTTGTTGCCGCTGGTGGCGTCTGGGTTGTTGACGGGTGGGACGCCGCCGTTGATGGTGTTCGACAAGAACGCGCACTTCTGCCTCAACGCCATGAAGGCGAGCGTCGCCGACGAGGCGGACGTCGTCACCATCCGTCACGACGATGTCGATGAGCTGGAATCGTTGTGCCGGAACAATCCTCACGTCGCCTACGTGGCCGACACCGTCTACAGCACCGGCGGCAAAGCCCCACTGAAAGAACTGTTCGCGCTACAGGATAAGTACGGACTGATCTTGATCCTGGACGAGGCTCACAGCACCTCGGTCCTCGGTGCCCGCGGGCGTGGGGCCGTCATCGACGAGTTCGGCCCGCTCGGCGACCGCACGTTCTTGTTAACATCGCTGAACAAGGGGTTCGGTGCGTCTGGCGGCGCAATCATATTGGGCCGCAGAGGTATCAACGGAACCAGGAACCGCGACGCGGCACTACGATTCGGTGGTCCACTGACGTGGTCTCAGCGCGTCAACGTTGCCGGTCTCGGTGCGATTTCCACCTCCACCCAGATCCACCTCAGCGGTGAGGTCGAGGTTCTTCAGCAGCGGCTACGCGATGTCGCCGCGCAATTCGACAATCTCATCGCCACTCCGGCGGCAGGCGATGGTCTACCGATCAGATTCGTGACTCTGAAGGAAGAGGAAAGAACGATCGATGCCGCGCAGAAGCTGCTTGCCGGTGGCTTCTACACCTCGGCCGTGTTCTTCCCCGTGATTGGACGAGGCAAGGCGGGTCTGAGGCTGATGCTTCGTGCAGACATGTCCGACGAGATCATCGAGGCCTTCGCTCGTGAATTGAGCGATGCGACGTCATGA
- a CDS encoding TetR/AcrR family transcriptional regulator — translation MGTARTTRERWIDEGLAALVAGGPDAVRVEVLAKRIGVTKGGFYGYFADRQALLDAILDRWRADSVDDVLAAVERTGGERTAQAVLAGQLTFGDKVLPIDMAVREWARRDVGVAERLRDVDNQRMNLLRRVFADRCADEDELEARCLIAFSVAIGSRLLHADHGGRSREQVLETVTRMIVDPVTKPESD, via the coding sequence GTGGGTACCGCACGCACAACGCGAGAGCGCTGGATCGACGAGGGATTGGCCGCGTTGGTGGCGGGCGGTCCGGATGCGGTTCGGGTCGAAGTGCTGGCCAAGCGTATCGGCGTAACCAAGGGCGGCTTCTATGGCTATTTCGCGGATCGGCAGGCTCTGCTCGACGCGATACTCGATCGATGGCGAGCGGACAGCGTCGACGACGTGCTTGCAGCCGTCGAACGTACGGGAGGGGAGCGGACCGCACAGGCAGTCCTGGCGGGACAGCTGACGTTCGGTGACAAGGTCTTACCGATCGACATGGCAGTTCGAGAATGGGCGCGGCGGGACGTTGGCGTCGCCGAACGTTTGCGCGATGTCGACAACCAGCGCATGAACCTGCTGAGGCGAGTGTTCGCGGACCGCTGTGCAGACGAGGACGAGCTCGAAGCGCGGTGCCTCATCGCATTTTCGGTGGCGATCGGTAGTCGCCTACTCCATGCCGACCATGGCGGTCGTAGTCGAGAACAGGTGCTGGAAACGGTCACGCGCATGATTGTCGACCCTGTCACCAAACCTGAGTCCGACTAG
- a CDS encoding DUF2867 domain-containing protein: protein MTDHPEPQTSRERKYTAGYAFSLTSASVGLNEVPHEALTRSPLSPDYADHFTRTVETRATPEQYARAMFGDTPTTSEIFIWRGLLQLRLSPGESPDTVAGWQIVERSPEWIRLETGSHSLTVNLVVVVLPNELQLTTLVRYDRPLGQWMWTPLSAVHRRLAPSVLTDAIAAIAREIPPG, encoded by the coding sequence ATGACCGACCACCCTGAACCCCAGACCTCCCGTGAACGGAAATACACAGCAGGCTATGCATTTTCGCTCACATCAGCGTCGGTAGGCCTGAACGAGGTCCCCCACGAGGCATTGACACGCTCACCCCTGTCCCCCGACTACGCCGACCACTTCACACGGACAGTCGAAACCCGCGCGACGCCCGAGCAGTATGCCCGTGCCATGTTCGGCGATACTCCAACCACCTCGGAGATATTCATCTGGCGCGGACTGCTACAACTTCGCCTGAGCCCAGGAGAGTCACCGGACACCGTAGCCGGCTGGCAGATCGTAGAACGTTCACCGGAATGGATAAGACTGGAGACTGGCTCCCACTCGCTGACGGTAAATCTCGTCGTCGTCGTGCTACCGAACGAACTCCAGCTGACGACGCTCGTCCGTTACGACCGCCCTCTCGGGCAATGGATGTGGACTCCGCTGTCTGCAGTTCATCGCCGACTCGCGCCGTCTGTACTGACCGACGCCATTGCCGCCATCGCACGAGAGATCCCGCCTGGGTAA
- a CDS encoding MarR family winged helix-turn-helix transcriptional regulator yields the protein MSDPLPFSPTITLLTVGRVWESEYADALKPLGLTTRKYGLLGHIRRTPGISFSELARRSRITVQSAHSVVASFVASSLVDDATAQAGAASTLRITPEGEALLTRAGAVVDTLDREFAAQHPELTEALRAHMRRVMSPTD from the coding sequence ATGTCCGACCCGCTTCCGTTCAGCCCGACCATCACGTTGCTGACGGTCGGACGCGTCTGGGAATCGGAGTATGCGGATGCACTCAAACCGCTCGGACTGACGACCCGCAAATACGGGCTGCTGGGGCACATTCGGCGGACCCCTGGTATCTCGTTCAGTGAGCTTGCTCGGCGTTCGCGCATCACCGTGCAGAGTGCACACAGCGTCGTAGCCAGTTTCGTGGCGTCCAGCCTGGTCGACGACGCCACAGCGCAGGCCGGGGCTGCATCGACCTTACGCATCACCCCCGAGGGCGAAGCCCTGCTGACCAGGGCAGGCGCAGTGGTCGACACCTTGGACCGCGAGTTCGCCGCTCAGCATCCCGAACTGACGGAGGCCCTGCGTGCCCATATGCGTCGGGTGATGTCGCCCACCGACTGA
- a CDS encoding FKBP-type peptidyl-prolyl cis-trans isomerase, whose amino-acid sequence MNSTRVSMSRALVAGAALALTLTACGSDSESAPAGSTTASAAAASTCPSAAPDDAGDPEWTLDGTTGSVSVIGSTDSASPVVDVEAPFAVAETQVQTLQAGDGPVVADDAEVSVCYMGVNGRDGSVFDSSYESGAPVEFPLGGVVPGFQKAIAGQTVGSTVAVAMNSADGYPDGQPRAGIEAGDSLVFAIKILDVTG is encoded by the coding sequence GTGAACTCAACCCGTGTATCGATGTCCCGAGCCCTCGTCGCAGGTGCTGCGCTAGCCCTGACGCTTACCGCGTGCGGGTCCGATTCGGAGTCCGCTCCGGCCGGTTCCACCACCGCGTCGGCGGCTGCAGCGAGTACGTGCCCATCAGCTGCTCCTGATGATGCGGGTGACCCGGAATGGACGCTCGACGGAACCACGGGGAGCGTCTCAGTGATCGGATCCACGGATTCGGCGTCCCCGGTGGTCGACGTCGAAGCGCCGTTCGCAGTGGCGGAGACTCAGGTCCAGACGCTGCAGGCCGGCGATGGACCGGTCGTGGCAGACGATGCAGAGGTGTCCGTCTGCTACATGGGCGTCAACGGTCGGGACGGGTCGGTGTTCGACAGCAGCTACGAGAGCGGCGCGCCCGTCGAATTCCCACTCGGAGGCGTCGTACCGGGATTCCAGAAGGCGATTGCAGGACAGACCGTCGGATCCACGGTGGCCGTCGCAATGAATTCCGCCGACGGCTACCCGGACGGTCAGCCTCGCGCAGGCATCGAAGCCGGCGACAGTCTCGTCTTCGCGATCAAGATCCTCGACGTCACCGGCTAG